A single genomic interval of Caldisericaceae bacterium harbors:
- a CDS encoding metallophosphoesterase, which produces MIKILVVSDTHYTDRISELPDLSLYMKDVDAVFALGDFTSFDVLEYLNSFKKIVYAVHGNMDDNFVKNHLRDKMTLNIENVSLALTHGSGSPYGIEERIKSAFSRNFDAYIFGHTHQPMSKYTDGVLFFNPGSLAIQTPSLGVLYVEKENIWGKIVYV; this is translated from the coding sequence ATGATAAAGATTTTGGTTGTTTCTGATACGCACTATACAGATAGAATTTCAGAGTTACCCGACTTGTCTTTGTATATGAAAGATGTTGATGCAGTATTTGCCTTGGGAGATTTTACTTCTTTTGATGTTCTTGAGTATTTGAATTCTTTTAAGAAAATTGTGTATGCAGTTCATGGAAATATGGACGACAATTTTGTGAAAAACCATTTAAGAGATAAGATGACTCTTAATATTGAGAATGTTTCTCTTGCTTTAACTCACGGAAGTGGTAGTCCATACGGTATTGAAGAAAGAATAAAAAGTGCTTTTAGCAGGAATTTTGATGCTTATATTTTTGGGCATACCCATCAACCGATGTCAAAATATACAGATGGTGTTTTATTCTTTAACCCTGGTTCTCTTGCAATCCAAACACCAAGTTTAGGTGTTCTTTATGTTGAAAAAGAGAATATTTGGGGAAAAATTGTTTATGTATAG
- a CDS encoding roadblock/LC7 domain-containing protein: MTEGKPSQIGEILKQLKNDNPDLEALAVVSLDGLPIASLLPPDTEEDRVAAMSAAILALGERALEELKKGTLEQAYVKGEFGYVITTGIKNLAALMVVTNKEAKLGMVMLTIKKGVDELSKII, encoded by the coding sequence ATGACTGAAGGAAAACCCTCTCAAATTGGGGAAATTTTAAAGCAGTTAAAGAACGACAACCCAGATCTTGAGGCTCTTGCAGTTGTGAGTTTAGACGGACTCCCAATTGCAAGTTTGCTTCCTCCGGATACTGAAGAAGACAGGGTTGCTGCAATGTCTGCTGCAATTTTAGCATTAGGAGAAAGAGCATTAGAAGAACTTAAAAAGGGAACCCTTGAACAGGCGTATGTAAAAGGTGAATTTGGTTATGTGATTACAACAGGAATTAAAAATCTTGCTGCGCTTATGGTTGTCACAAATAAAGAGGCAAAACTTGGAATGGTGATGCTTACAATTAAAAAAGGCGTTGATGAGCTCTCAAAAATTATTTAG